A genome region from Dreissena polymorpha isolate Duluth1 chromosome 16, UMN_Dpol_1.0, whole genome shotgun sequence includes the following:
- the LOC127862853 gene encoding probable ATP-dependent RNA helicase ddx42, which produces MNGLLICACLFGVAAAGSIGRYEGDNDNWYGNQWNTGRYGNWGRNNWNNWYGENRDNWYGNDWNNWNGDNWYGNNWNNEGNQMSGWYGKYGEYRGNYNGNYYNNDNGNYYKNDNGNYYKNDKGNYYMNDNGNNYKNDNGNYYKNDNGNYYMNDNGNYYKNDNGNYYKNDKGNYYNNDNGNYYRNDNGNYYKNDNGNYYKNDNGNYYRNDNGNYYKNDNGNYYKNDNGNYYKNYNENYNDNYNENYNGFYNRLFGKK; this is translated from the exons ATGAACGGTTTGTTGATATGCGCGTGCCTGTTTGGCGTTGCTGCCGCTGGATCAATCGGCCGGTACGAAGGTGATAATGACAACTGGTACGGTAACCAGTGGAATACCGGAAGGTACGGTAACTGGGGGAGGAACAACTGGAATAACTGGTATGGAGAAAACAGGGATAACTGGTATGGAAACGATTGGAATAATTGGAATGGCGACAACTGGTACGGAAACAATTGGAATAATGAAGGAAATCAAATGAGTGGCTGGTACGGAAAGTATG GTGAATATCGCGGCAACTACAACGGCAACTATTACAATAACGACAACGGCAACTATTACAAGAACGACAACGGCAACTATTACAAGAACGACAAGGGCAACTATTACATGAACGACAACGGCAACAATTACAAGAACGACAACGGCAACTATTACAAGAACGACAACGGCAACTATTACATGAACGACAACGGCAACTATTACAAGAACGACAACGGCAACTATTACAAGAACGACAAGGGCAACTATTACAATAACGACAACGGCAACTATTACAGGAACGACAACGGCAACTATTACAAGAACGACAACGGCAACTATTACAAGAACGACAACGGCAACTATTACAGGAACGACAACGGCAACTATTACAAGAACGACAACGGCAACTATTACAAGAACGACAACGGCAACTATTACAAGAACTACAACGAGAACTACAACGACAACTACAACGAGAACTACAACG GATTTTACAACCGCCTCTTCGGAAAGA AGTAG
- the LOC127861379 gene encoding actin-binding protein IPP-like isoform X3: protein MFSMFEVVGACAAFLKNKLQSENCIGIYQFAETVSCRLLQKDAEGYINKNFLKVSQGEEFLDLDKVTLVHFLQSECLHVENEYQVFKAAIDWILHNSQERRKHIFDVMAPIRFPIISETQLERYIASLTDSDLSIKVTLQKIVSDFRAEAKKASGETEKKFAKKQNLKPYHLVPRQCSRKNIYICGGFSRPRGGRWSDAKTLNLVERYDTFYGTWHDCPGFQFSRSALGAGVVNNMVCVVGGENDMLILDSVETYDPVTYEWTTLAGLTTPRCGLGVCTIDNCMYAVGGWVGSEIGATVEKYDPEEKCWRVIAHTRSLRCWMGCVGDNGLMYIVGGCNDLGDELTSVDSFNPVTKEWATLPDLKTKRSYTAVAVLDDCLYAVGGWNETDGALNSVEKLDLAKGYWVEVAPMLSERAGACVVVVNNMLYVMGGRNYEDEFTAPSTLETMEGYNPVTDTWAYVGTMLSSRCEAAAVCI from the exons ATGTTCTCTATGTTTGAGGTGGTTGGCGCTTGTGCTGCATTCCTGAAGAACAAACTTCAGTCAGAAAACTGCATTG GTATTTACCAGTTCGCTGAGACCGTGTCGTGTCGTCTGCTGCAGAAGGATGCAGAAGGCTATATCAACAAAAACTTTCTCAAGGTCAGTCAGGGGGAGGAGTTCCTTGACCTTGACAAGGTCACGCTGGTCCACTTCCTGCAGAGCGAGTGTCTGCACGTGGAAAACGAGTACCAGGTTTTCAAAG cTGCAATTGATTGGATATTACACAACTCTCAGGAGAGAAGGaaacacatatttgatgtaatGGCCCCAATAAGGTTCCCAATCATATCCGAGACCCAATTAGAACGATACATCGCCTCGTTGACAGATTCTGACCTCAGTATTAAGGTCACACTCCAGAAAATTGTGAGCGATTTCCGAGCCGAGGCCAAAAAGGCTAGTGGAgaaacagaaaaaaaattcgCAAAGAAACAAAACTTGAAACCCTACCACCTTGTACCAAGACAATGCTCGAGAAAAAATATCTATATCTGTGGGGGATTCTCACGGCCTAGAGGTGGAAGATGGAGCGATGCAAAGACGCTGAATCTTGTAGAGCGATATGACACGTTCTATGGCACATGGCATGACTGTCCGGGTTTTCAGTTCAGTCGAAGTGCGTTAGGGGCAGGTGTGGTGAACAACATGGTGTGTGTGGTGGGTGGGGAGAATGACATGCTCATTCTTGACTCAGTGGAGACATATGATCCAGTGACGTACGAGTGGACCACCCTTGCTGGGCTGACCACACCCAG GTGTGGTCTGGGTGTATGCACCATCGACAACTGTATGTATGCTGTGGGTGGCTGGGTAGGCTCTGAGATAGGGGCCACCGTAGAGAAGTACGACCCAGAGGAGAAGTGCTGGCGGGTGATAGCGCACACAAGGTCATTGAGGTGTTGGATGGGATGTGTGGGAGATAATG GTTTGATGTACATTGTTGGCGGCTGCAATGATCTGGGTGATGAGCTAACCTCTGTAGATAGCTTTAATCCTGTCACCAAGGAGTGGGCAACTCTGCCCGACCTGAAGACCAAGAGATCTTACACCGCAGTTGCGGTTCTTGATGACTGCCTGTACGCTGTTGGTGGGTGGAATGAAACTGACGGAGCTCTAAATAGTGTGGAGAAACTGGACCTTGCAAAG GGTTACTGGGTGGAAGTGGCGCCCATGCTCAGTGAACGGGCAGGGGCCTGCGTGGTCGTGGTAAACAACATGCTCTATGTGATGGGTGGACGCAACTATGAGGATGAGTTCACAGCACCCTCTACCCTGGAGACGATGGAAGGTTACAATCCAGTAACTGACACGTGGGCCTATGTGGGTACAATGCTGAGCAGTCGCTGTGAGGCAGCAGCAGTGTGCATTTGA